The stretch of DNA GTCTGGTCAGGAAACACTCTGGCAAAAAAATATTAAATCCTCTACTCAGGATTTTCTGAGCCAGGTAACCACTACTATTGATCAGCAATATTTAATTACAGGAAGTGCTATTCAAACAGGTAGCAGCCAAAAGGTAGCAGGTGGCAGTAATCAGAATAACGGTTACGATTTTCATTTGGTGAAGCTCAATCAACAGGGAGAGCAGGTTTGGGAGAAATACTTCTCAGGAAATAACCATGACTATCTTTCTGCAACGGTAGCAACCCAGGAGGGAGGATTTTTAGTTTCGGGAACCTCATATTCAGGTAAGGGTCTTGATAAAAAAGAAGATTCCAAAGGAGGTAGCGATATCTGGTTGATAAGAATCAACGAGTTTGGAGATGAATTATGGCAGAAAACGTTAGGGACAATTGCTGATGAAGAAGCCAGAGCTGTTATTCAAACCACGGATTTAGGATTCTTTGTAGCCGGTAATGTACAAAATGCCTCTAAAGGTTATGGCTCCAAAGATGTGTGGATCATCAGGCTTGATAAAGACGGAAAAGAAATTTCACAACTGATTTTAGGTGCGAGAGGACTAGATGAAGTAGAGAAAATGATTCCTACAAAAGATGGAGGTGCGTTGGTAGGGATTTACTCACGCAGCGAAGCTGTGAATATGAGTAATCAGCAATCAGTAATGAGTAATGAAAAAGAGATGATCTCCAATTCAAAAGCTGATCGTTCTACTATTACTAATCACTCATTACCTATTACTTATCAATCCAAAACCACTGAGAATTTCGGAGAAGGTGATTACTGGATCGTAAAGTTGAGCAAAGATGGAAAAGTTGAATGGGAAAAGAATTTTGGAGGAAAAGGAGATGATCATGTAAGAACCCTTGCTTTAACGTCAAACGGATATATTATAGGTGGGGAGTCCAGATCTGAGAGATCAGGAAACAAGACCGTAGGGATTGAAGAAGGAACTGACCTTTGGCTGGTTTCACTAGACGAAAGAGGAAGCGAGCAATGGCAGAAATCTTACAATTTAGGAAACAGAGACGTTCTAATGAGTATGAGTACTATTAGTAGCCTCTCAACTAGCAACTCTCAACCAGCAACTAAGGGCATCTTACTCGGAGGTTACACCCAGGCGGAAGGAAGAATAGAATCTAATGATGAAACGTTCTGGATGCTGTATGTAAATCAGGATGGAAGTGAACAGTGGAGAAAACATGTTAAAGGAAAGGAGAAGAAAAAAGAGGAAAGATTGTCAGACCTGAAATTAAATAAAGATGGTTCGATCATCCTGGCAGGAACCAGCGCAGAGGAATTAGGAAAGGAGAACTGGAAGATTGTGAAGTTAGGAGACAAACAGCTTGATCAGTTAATTGAAAAGCAAGACATTAAAATCTATCCGAACCCGGTATCAGATTATGCGTATGTAGAAATTGGATTTGATTTCAAAGATGCAGAGATCAACCTCTATGATATGGGCGGAAGACAATTGCAGAGCCTTAAAACTAAGAATAGAGTGACTAAGCTGAACACTCAGAATTTAATTCAGGGAGCTTATCTGGTTACTGTAAAAACGGATACTAATAAAACCGCTAATACTAAAATTATTAAAAAATGAAAAGATATTTATTTCTTGTAGTGAATCTGTTTTTATTCAACTGTTTTTATTCTCAGGACACGGGAGGATTTATGCCAAAAGTAGTCTCGCCACCACCATCGGTGATGGAGATGGAAAAATATACGACATATGATGTCAATTTACTGAACGGTGTGGCTTCTTTTGACATCCCTCTCTATACGCTGAAAGCTGGTGATATTAATATCCCGATAACACTGAACTACAGGACTGCCGGGATAAGATACAACCAACAACCCGGAGAAGTGGGTTTAGGATGGCAGATATCCCCTACGTACTTGATATCAAGAATTGTGAATGGAAGAGCTGATGAAGCTCATGAAAGACCAAGTGAAGAAATCACCAACTCTTATCTTTCAAAGCCGGGATACCACCGGGATACTTTTTTGAGTTCATTTAGCTCTTTCTCACTAGGTGCACAACCTCTAGTAGAGCAATATGACAATGATTTTGATATTTTCAGCTTCAATTTGCTTGACAGCAACGGCGAATTTCTTATTGACAACCTGGCAACAAAGAAAATCGCTTCAACCCAAAAAGCGGTAAAATTTAATTACGAACTGGGAAATATAAACAATCAATCAAATTACAAGGCTATCCAAAGTTTTAATGCGGTAGATAAAAATGGTATTAAGTACTATTTTGGCAAAGACCTTGCAGATCCCAACGCAAAATACCATACCCTTTCAGCAGATCCCCCTGCACATACCCAGGTTTGGTATGTTTCCAAAATCGTTGATACCAAAAATAATTTTGTAAATTTTTCCTATAAAACAAATAGCGAATCCCGGTACAATTCTACCTATGTATTTACAGTAAGTGAATCCGTCGCAACTAAGACTTATTATGGAACTGTTTATGATGCATTGTCTTCTGACATTCAAAACGAAGTTTTAGGTCCTCAGGAATCCCTTGTAGTTGATCGAATGACAACGTCCAATGGGCAAAGGATTGAATATGATAGGGATGGGTCAAGTAATAGAATTAAAAGTATAAAAATATATGACAACAAGAATACATTGATAAGAAAAGTAGATTTTATCTATAAAATAGCCCAAAAAATTTTCTTGGAGAAAGTCCATATTTATGACGGAATAGACCCCAAAGCCAAAACCTACGTATTTTCATATTATGACGAAAATGTCGCCCATAATAAGCGTGATCTGTGGGGCTATTATAATGATGAGGGAATCCCCGATTTTATATTTCCACGATACGTTGGCATTGTTGATAATATAACACTTATGGACGCTGTACAAGACTATAATACTACCTACGATATAATAAGCTATAATATATCTCAAACTCCCTTACGTGATGTTCCTGGTTTTCCAGCAATGGAACCAATCACTTCCCTGGATAGACCGAATCATTATTACTCTTTAAAGAGTATAAAATTTCCTACAGGGGGAATCAGGGAATTTGAATACGAGGCCCATAAGTATAAGGGTTATGATGAAGCTTACCATATAGAAAATGCAGATAAATTTTTTGGAATGCGGATCAAAAGGATCATTTCCAGAGACAGAGAACAAAGTACTCCAAATCTTATTAAAGAATACCGGTATGGTTCCGATGGTAGTGGATATGGCAATCCTTTTGAAGATTTCTCTGTTTCTCACTCAACCATCAATGAAAGTTCCAAAATATCTATAAGTGAGGATGGTACTGTTAACACAGGGAGGGTACTGAGCTTCACTAACCAAAATCCATTCTTAGGCTTATTCAATCAACTAGGATACATATATTATCCAAAGGTAACAGAATACAGCTTCGACAAAATTTACAAAGATTTTAATGCTCAATTGGCAAAAGATAAAACGGAATACTATCATCGGGAAGGTATAGCCCCAAATTATTATGCCTTTTTGAAGTACTCAACACACTTTAATAATTATGGTAACTATTATGGTTTTACCAACCTGTCAGGTGGAATAGAGAAGGAAGATAAAAGGATCTATTACATGAAAGATACAAATAATAATTTTGTACCGATAAAAAAAGTTGAGAAACTGATGGGAAGAGCGGACCCAGTTGAGAAAAAAGGGATAAGGATCTCTCCTTTTTATACTTATGCAAGCTCCACACACTCTGGGCTTTATCAGAAATTCCCTAATTCGATGAACTCCTTTTACAATTTTGATCGTTATACCATTAGAGTTTTAAGGGATCTGGAAAAAGGGACAAAGACAACAGATTATTATGGTTCTCAGGAACTTGTTACAGAGGTTACAAAAGATTATGCCAATGCAGATCACCTACAACCCACCGGCCAGAAAACCCTCCATGCCGATGGATCTAAAACCGAAACCCTCTACCGATATGCTCATGAAAAAGGAAACCAGTTGATGATCAGTAAAAATATGGTTGGGATTCCCTTAGAAACAATGACCACTCAAACTATTGGAAATAGTACTAAAACTTTATCAAAGGTAGAAACCATTTATCCCAAAACTCAAACTGAAGCGAATACAAAAACATCAGGATTGGTATTACCGACCTCGGTACTTTCTTATGATATTTCCAATCTTTCATTACCAGGTATTACCGAACTTACCTATGATCGATATGATTCTAAAGGAAACATTCAGCAGTATACCTCAAAAGTTGGAGTTTCAACAACAATTATCTGGGGCTACAATGGAACTCACCCTATTGCTAAAATAGAAGGAGCTAAATTATCTGATATTACCCAATCTTTGATCACTACCATTGTCAATGCTTCCAATGCTGATGCAGCTAATCCCGCTCAGGAACCTGCGCTCATTACGGCATTAGATAACTTTAGAAAGAATTCAGGTTTATCCAATTACCAGATCACAACATATACTTACGACCCTTTAATTGGTGTAACCAGTATTACCCCTCCATCAGGAATCAGAGAAGTGTATATCTATGACACCGCTAACAGGCTGAAAGAAATAAGACAGGATTCCAAAACAGGAAATCTGGTAAAAGAATTCAAGTACAATTATAAAAACTAACCCCTGATGAACAAAATAATTATCCCTATAGGAGCCTTGCTAATCGCAGGATTAGCCCATGCTCAATTAAGCCCGACTGAAAATTATGTTTATTCTAAAACATACCTTGATTATAATGCCAGTAATCAACCTACCAAAACTGCAGAAACCGTAGAATATTTTGATGGTTTAGGGAGACCTAAACAAATTATTAATATCAAAGCCTCTCCTTTAAGAAGAGACGTGGTTACCCATATTGAGTATGATGGTTTCGGAAGACAGGTCAAAGACTTTCTTCCTGTTCCCCAGGCACAAGAGGCTGTCTCAAAAGAGATAGCCTTTTTTATGCAAAAAGGAAAGCTTTCGCTTTCCTAATAGTTGCAAATTGATTAATTTGCATTGTGTTAAGTACGTCAAAAGTAGTCTTTAAAGATTACACCCCCAAAGAAAATCTGCTTTTTCCTCCCAATTTATCGGAGTTGATTGATGAGCGACATCCTGTGAAAATTGTTTCAAACATTATTGATGGCTTGGATATCAAAAGCTTAATTAAAACCTACAAACCTGGCGGAACATCTTGCTACCACCCAAAAATGCTTTTGAAAGTTTTGATTTATGGCTATTTAAGCAATATCTATTCAAGCCGCAAAATGGAGCAGGCCTTGAAAGAAAACATCCATTTTATGTGGCTCTCTGCAATGAGCCGTCCCGATCATAACACCTTAAACAGGTTCCGTAGTGAACGATTGAAAGGTGAGATTAAAGCTATTTTCACACAAATTGTTCTTCTTTTGGAAAAGGAAGGTTTGGTAAGTCTGAAAACCACTTTTGTAGATGGCACCAAGATAGAAGCCAATGCCAATCGCTATACTTTTGTTTGGGGAAGAGCTGTCAAAAACACAAAGAAAGGATTGCAGAGCAATTAGAAGAGCTTTGGAACTATGCAGAAACAGTTGCCAAAGACGAGCTTGAAAATACAGAAAGTATTGATTTTAAAGAAGTAGATTCTGAAAAAGTAACTCAAACCATCGAAAAGATCAATGAAGTTTTGAAAGATAAAAAAGTAGCTTCAAAAGTTCGTCAGAAACTGAATTATGCTAAGAAAAACTGGGCAGATAATTTAGAGAAATATAAAAAACAGCAAGAATTATTAGAAGATAGAAATTCCTATTCCAAAACCGATACAGACGCTACTTTTATGCGAATGAAGGAGGATCATATGCGAAACGGACAACTAAAACCCGCTTACAATCTA from Chryseobacterium piperi encodes:
- a CDS encoding T9SS type A sorting domain-containing protein, yielding MKKLYMSAFSICTILTVSGQETLWQKNIKSSTQDFLSQVTTTIDQQYLITGSAIQTGSSQKVAGGSNQNNGYDFHLVKLNQQGEQVWEKYFSGNNHDYLSATVATQEGGFLVSGTSYSGKGLDKKEDSKGGSDIWLIRINEFGDELWQKTLGTIADEEARAVIQTTDLGFFVAGNVQNASKGYGSKDVWIIRLDKDGKEISQLILGARGLDEVEKMIPTKDGGALVGIYSRSEAVNMSNQQSVMSNEKEMISNSKADRSTITNHSLPITYQSKTTENFGEGDYWIVKLSKDGKVEWEKNFGGKGDDHVRTLALTSNGYIIGGESRSERSGNKTVGIEEGTDLWLVSLDERGSEQWQKSYNLGNRDVLMSMSTISSLSTSNSQPATKGILLGGYTQAEGRIESNDETFWMLYVNQDGSEQWRKHVKGKEKKKEERLSDLKLNKDGSIILAGTSAEELGKENWKIVKLGDKQLDQLIEKQDIKIYPNPVSDYAYVEIGFDFKDAEINLYDMGGRQLQSLKTKNRVTKLNTQNLIQGAYLVTVKTDTNKTANTKIIKK
- a CDS encoding RHS repeat domain-containing protein gives rise to the protein MKRYLFLVVNLFLFNCFYSQDTGGFMPKVVSPPPSVMEMEKYTTYDVNLLNGVASFDIPLYTLKAGDINIPITLNYRTAGIRYNQQPGEVGLGWQISPTYLISRIVNGRADEAHERPSEEITNSYLSKPGYHRDTFLSSFSSFSLGAQPLVEQYDNDFDIFSFNLLDSNGEFLIDNLATKKIASTQKAVKFNYELGNINNQSNYKAIQSFNAVDKNGIKYYFGKDLADPNAKYHTLSADPPAHTQVWYVSKIVDTKNNFVNFSYKTNSESRYNSTYVFTVSESVATKTYYGTVYDALSSDIQNEVLGPQESLVVDRMTTSNGQRIEYDRDGSSNRIKSIKIYDNKNTLIRKVDFIYKIAQKIFLEKVHIYDGIDPKAKTYVFSYYDENVAHNKRDLWGYYNDEGIPDFIFPRYVGIVDNITLMDAVQDYNTTYDIISYNISQTPLRDVPGFPAMEPITSLDRPNHYYSLKSIKFPTGGIREFEYEAHKYKGYDEAYHIENADKFFGMRIKRIISRDREQSTPNLIKEYRYGSDGSGYGNPFEDFSVSHSTINESSKISISEDGTVNTGRVLSFTNQNPFLGLFNQLGYIYYPKVTEYSFDKIYKDFNAQLAKDKTEYYHREGIAPNYYAFLKYSTHFNNYGNYYGFTNLSGGIEKEDKRIYYMKDTNNNFVPIKKVEKLMGRADPVEKKGIRISPFYTYASSTHSGLYQKFPNSMNSFYNFDRYTIRVLRDLEKGTKTTDYYGSQELVTEVTKDYANADHLQPTGQKTLHADGSKTETLYRYAHEKGNQLMISKNMVGIPLETMTTQTIGNSTKTLSKVETIYPKTQTEANTKTSGLVLPTSVLSYDISNLSLPGITELTYDRYDSKGNIQQYTSKVGVSTTIIWGYNGTHPIAKIEGAKLSDITQSLITTIVNASNADAANPAQEPALITALDNFRKNSGLSNYQITTYTYDPLIGVTSITPPSGIREVYIYDTANRLKEIRQDSKTGNLVKEFKYNYKN
- a CDS encoding DUF6443 domain-containing protein; its protein translation is MNKIIIPIGALLIAGLAHAQLSPTENYVYSKTYLDYNASNQPTKTAETVEYFDGLGRPKQIINIKASPLRRDVVTHIEYDGFGRQVKDFLPVPQAQEAVSKEIAFFMQKGKLSLS